The genomic interval GGCCTTTAACAGTTCGTGGCATCGTAAAAGAAGGTGATAAGCGCGGCAGAACAATTGGTTACCCAACAGCAAACCTGGATGTCAGTACGGATGCACTGCTTCCAAGAGTGGGTGTTTATGCTGTTAAGGTTCTATACAAGAACGAAGTATACAAAGCAATGGCTAGTCTGGGCTATAATCCTACGTTCACTGCTGACAGAAAAGAACCGATTATTGAGGTTAATATTTTTGATTTTAATAATGATTTGTATGGTGAATCGTTAATCCTTGAATGGCACAAATTCATACGGGATGAGGAAAAGTTTAATAGCGCCGATGAACTGGTGAAGAAAATAGAAGACGATGAGTGCCGCATACGGGACTTTTTTCATCATTAGTCGTAAAAAAGCAATATAACTCTTGCATTCTAAATAAAAAAGATGTACCCTTAATATCGTAAACCATCTCTTGGCAATTCGTAACTCCGGCGCTTGCTGGGAGACTGGGGATAACATATAATTCATGGAGGTGAGCCTAATGGCTATCACAAAAGAACGTAAGAATGAAATTATAAGTGAGTTTAAAGTTCATGAAAATGATACTGGTTCTCCGGAAGTGCAAATTGCTGTCTTAACCGATGAGATTACAGCGTTAAATGAACATTTACGTTTTCACAAGAAAGACCACCATTCCCGCCGCGGTCTTTTGAAAATGGTTGGTAAACGTCGTAACTTACTTAACTACTTACGTAAAAAAGACGTTACGCGCTACCGTGATTTAATTAAAAAGCTCGGCCTACGTCGATAAGAGCAAAACTCAGAAAGCAGGAGGAATCCTGCTTTTTTTCACTTTAGTAAAGGATAGTTGTTCTTTCGCTTACCATTCCTGGTATTCCCGAATACCTTAAAAGTAGGTTCAGAAAGGACAGGCTACAGTCGTCCCTTCCTTGACCTTTTTCAAAGATAAGAAACTATAAAATTTCGCGATATAACTTTTACTTGCAAGGTAAGGCCACATCCGCTTCGACGCACAGGACGTGCTAGTGCAGGCGCCCGGACAGGACGTCGCGTTCTTAGCCTGCAAGGGCGCTTGCGCCTTTGTTCATGCAACCAAAACTTTTCTGACGGATGATTCCACATAATGATACATAAAATTTACATTTACGCCCATTAACTATAAAATGAGGGTAGAAAGTTTTTGAAGGGAGTTCTATGACTAATGAAAGAAGTGAAAAAAACGTTCTCCACGGAAATAGCAGGGAGAACATTTACCGTTGAAACTGGAGAACTGGCAAAACAAGCAAATGGTGCTGCTATGATTCGTTACGGTGACACATCCGTACTATCGGTGGCAACAGCATCCAACGAACCAAAAGATTTACCATTTTTCCCATTGACTGTAAACTATGAAGAACGTTTGTATGCAGTAGGAAAAATTCCTGGAGGTTTCATTAAACGAGAGGGGCGTCCAAGCGAAAAGGCAACATTGACCTCCCGATTGATTGACCGTCCAATTCGTCCCCTTTTCCCGGATGGCTACAGAAATGAAGTGCAAGTTATTAGTACAGTCATGAGTGTTGATCAGGATTGTTCCTCTGAAATAGCAGCTATGATTGGTTCATCGATTGCACTTTCCATTTCAGACATACCGTTTTCAGAACCAATAGCTGGGGTTCATGTTGGTCGGGTTGACGGCGAATTCATTATCAACCCTACTGTAGAACAAGAAGAAAAAAGTGATATTGATCTGACAGTCGCAGGAACGAAAGATGCCATAAACATGGTTGAAGCTGGAGCTGACGAAGTACCTGAAGATACGATGTTAGAAGCGATTATGTTTGGTCATGAGGAAATTATCCGGATCATTGAATTTCAGGAGAAAATTATTAAAGAAGTTGGTATGGAAAAACAGGAATTCCAAGCGGAACAAGTTGGTGATGATTTGGTTGCCAGCGTGGAAGCTGAAGCAAAGGATAGATTGGTTGCGGCCATCCAAACAGAAGGTAAACATGCCCGCGATGAAGCGATAAGTACGGTGAAAAATGACGTCCTTGCCTCTTTTGAAGAGGAAGAAGAGGATGAAACTGTTCTGAAACAAGTTGCTTCGATTCTGGATGATATGGTCAAAGCAGAGGTACGCCGGCTAATAACGAAGGAAAAAATTCGTCCGGACGGGCGCCAAGTTGATGAAATTCGCCCTTTATCATCACGTGTTAGGGTATTACCGCGAACACATGGGTCTGGGCTATTCACCCGTGGACAAACCCAGGCATTAAGTGTGTGCACACTTGGCGCGCTTGGCGATGTACAAATTTTAGATGGTCTTGATTTAGAAGAATCTAAACGGTTCATGCATCATTATAACTTTCCACAGTACAGTGTAGGGGAAACAGGGCCAATCAGAGGGCCGGGCCGTCGTGAAATTGGTCATGGTGCTTTAGGAGAACGCGCACTTGAAAAAGTAGTACCGTCTGAAAAAGCCTTTCCGTATACGATTCGTCTTGTTTCGGAAGTGTTAGAATCGAATGGTTCGACATCACAGGCAAGTATCTGTGCAAGTACCTTAGCAATGATGGACGCGGGGATTCCGATAAAGGCTCCGGTTGCAGGTATAGCGATGGGGCTTGTGAAATCAGGTGATGATTATACGATACTCACAGATATACAGGGTATGGAAGACGCACTTGGTGACATGGACTTCAAAGTAGCAGGAACGGAACAAGGTGTTACAGCGCTGCAAATGGATATCAAAATTGAAGGTTTGTCTAAAGAAATCTTGGAAGAAGCATTATCACAGGCTAAAAAAGGACGTATGCAGATACTTGAATCGATGTTAGCAACAATTGGCGAACCAAGGTCACAGCTATCCGAACATGCGCCAAAAATTATGACCATGAATATCAATCCGGATAAAATTCGGGACGTTATTGGTCCGAGTGGAAAACAAATCAATAAAATCATTGATGAGACTGGCGTAAAGATTGATATTGAGCAGGATGGCAGTGTTTTCATTTCTTCTCCGGATGCCGAAATGAATCATAAAGCAAAACAGATTATTGAGGATCTGATCAGGGAAGTTGAAGTTGGACAAGTGTATCAGGGTACGGTAAAACGAATCGAGAAATTTGGCGCGTTCGTCGAGCTCTTTAAAGGTAAGGACGGCTTAGTCCATATTTCGGAATTGGCTGAAGAACGGACAAACAAAGTAGAAGATGTGGTTTCTGTTGGCGATCAGATTAAGGTAAAAGTGAAGGAGATTGACAATCAGGGACGTGTTAATTTATCACGCAAAGCGATCTTGAAAGAAGAGCGGGAAAAAAGCGAAACATCACATTCATAAACAAAAACAAGAAGCTGGAACCCCAGTTTCTTTTTTTATTGACTCAGCTTTCGCAACCTGAGATGAACACATAAGACTTGAAGGAATGAAGAAAGCTTGACATATACTACGCTAGTTGACTTTTTGGATGAATGATTCGTTATTTATCATCACATTTGATATATAATGCGACGTAATTTTGTATGAGTGTTAAACCGCCGCTGCGGTGATTTTCCGCGAGGAGGCTGAAGCCGTGCCCGCGGAAAGCATCCGCCCGCAGCGATCCCGGACGGTGATCGAAAAGTCGTCGTATTTATAGAAAACACTTCAGTAATTACGTCGCATCATATATCTTTTGTGTAC from Lentibacillus cibarius carries:
- the pnp gene encoding polyribonucleotide nucleotidyltransferase, whose protein sequence is MKEVKKTFSTEIAGRTFTVETGELAKQANGAAMIRYGDTSVLSVATASNEPKDLPFFPLTVNYEERLYAVGKIPGGFIKREGRPSEKATLTSRLIDRPIRPLFPDGYRNEVQVISTVMSVDQDCSSEIAAMIGSSIALSISDIPFSEPIAGVHVGRVDGEFIINPTVEQEEKSDIDLTVAGTKDAINMVEAGADEVPEDTMLEAIMFGHEEIIRIIEFQEKIIKEVGMEKQEFQAEQVGDDLVASVEAEAKDRLVAAIQTEGKHARDEAISTVKNDVLASFEEEEEDETVLKQVASILDDMVKAEVRRLITKEKIRPDGRQVDEIRPLSSRVRVLPRTHGSGLFTRGQTQALSVCTLGALGDVQILDGLDLEESKRFMHHYNFPQYSVGETGPIRGPGRREIGHGALGERALEKVVPSEKAFPYTIRLVSEVLESNGSTSQASICASTLAMMDAGIPIKAPVAGIAMGLVKSGDDYTILTDIQGMEDALGDMDFKVAGTEQGVTALQMDIKIEGLSKEILEEALSQAKKGRMQILESMLATIGEPRSQLSEHAPKIMTMNINPDKIRDVIGPSGKQINKIIDETGVKIDIEQDGSVFISSPDAEMNHKAKQIIEDLIREVEVGQVYQGTVKRIEKFGAFVELFKGKDGLVHISELAEERTNKVEDVVSVGDQIKVKVKEIDNQGRVNLSRKAILKEEREKSETSHS
- the rpsO gene encoding 30S ribosomal protein S15; its protein translation is MAITKERKNEIISEFKVHENDTGSPEVQIAVLTDEITALNEHLRFHKKDHHSRRGLLKMVGKRRNLLNYLRKKDVTRYRDLIKKLGLRR